In Candidatus Methylomirabilota bacterium, the following proteins share a genomic window:
- a CDS encoding histidine phosphatase family protein, with the protein MGGVGQEVYAIRHGETAWSLSGRHTSSTDIPLTDNGRVVARRLRPILAEESFALVLTSPRQRARETVELSGLGDRATVEPDLREWDYGAYEGLTLTEIRARRPGWMLFRDGCPGGEGPEEVGARADRVIARVRAPAPGHVALFAHGHILRVLVARWIGLPAAAGEHFVLDTARLSILGYYHESPAVKVWNAGLAGA; encoded by the coding sequence ATGGGCGGGGTCGGGCAGGAGGTCTACGCGATCCGCCACGGCGAGACCGCGTGGAGCCTGAGCGGGCGGCATACCAGCTCGACGGATATTCCGCTGACCGACAACGGACGGGTGGTGGCCCGACGCCTTCGTCCCATCCTGGCGGAGGAATCGTTCGCGTTAGTCCTCACAAGCCCGCGCCAGCGAGCGCGCGAGACGGTTGAGCTCTCGGGGCTTGGAGATCGGGCGACGGTCGAGCCGGACCTGCGCGAGTGGGACTACGGAGCGTACGAAGGCCTCACCCTGACCGAGATCCGTGCGCGGCGGCCGGGATGGATGCTCTTCCGGGACGGCTGCCCCGGCGGCGAGGGCCCGGAAGAGGTCGGGGCGCGGGCCGATCGCGTCATCGCGCGGGTCCGCGCCCCCGCGCCCGGCCACGTCGCGCTCTTTGCGCACGGTCACATTCTCCGGGTGCTGGTGGCGCGGTGGATCGGTCTGCCCGCAGCCGCCGGCGAGCACTTCGTGCTGGACACCGCCAGACTGAGCATTCTCGGCTACTACCACGAGTCTCCCGCCGTGAAGGTCTGGAACGCCGGCCTCGCGGGCGCATGA